One Alkalicoccus halolimnae DNA segment encodes these proteins:
- a CDS encoding 5'-methylthioadenosine/adenosylhomocysteine nucleosidase has protein sequence MKVGIIGAMEEEIAHFTHLFTIEEKYVLAKNHYFTGNFGSCEIVLTKAGVGKVNAAAAAQKVIDYFNVDAILFTGVAGAANPDYEVGDVVISDVCQHHDIDASPLGFSKGIIPMFNGPSLFFADEKWRAIVKEAAEELEGINVFEGKIMSGEQFIADKTEVEKLRSLFGADCVEMEGAAVAQIAWMHDVPFVIIRSISDKANGEAPVSFQKWLYETAERSAAIVTSSLKKYVESAEYK, from the coding sequence ATGAAAGTTGGAATTATTGGAGCTATGGAAGAAGAAATCGCTCACTTTACTCATCTTTTTACGATCGAAGAAAAATATGTACTGGCTAAAAATCATTATTTTACAGGTAATTTTGGATCGTGTGAAATAGTACTGACAAAAGCAGGAGTGGGAAAGGTCAACGCAGCAGCAGCAGCTCAAAAAGTAATTGATTATTTTAATGTAGATGCTATCTTGTTTACAGGTGTTGCCGGAGCAGCGAATCCGGATTATGAAGTTGGTGACGTTGTTATCAGCGACGTTTGTCAGCATCATGATATTGATGCCAGCCCGCTCGGCTTTTCCAAAGGTATCATTCCTATGTTTAACGGTCCTTCTCTTTTCTTTGCGGACGAAAAGTGGAGGGCGATTGTTAAAGAAGCTGCTGAGGAATTGGAAGGAATCAACGTGTTTGAGGGTAAAATAATGAGCGGGGAACAGTTCATCGCTGATAAGACGGAAGTTGAAAAACTGCGCTCTTTATTTGGAGCCGACTGTGTAGAAATGGAAGGTGCCGCCGTAGCCCAAATAGCATGGATGCATGACGTGCCATTTGTTATTATCCGTTCTATTTCCGACAAAGCTAATGGAGAAGCACCAGTTTCTTTTCAAAAGTGGCTCTACGAGACCGCAGAACGATCAGCAGCTATCGTAACGTCATCGCTAAAGAAATACGTAGAGAGTGCGGAATATAAATAG
- a CDS encoding nicotinate phosphoribosyltransferase, with protein MKEISLKLQGKISRLTNKTFKFDERVGDGWFSAVYFLKTKKIAEELVPDNIVTMQFFQKSNAVLCGTDEAIALLQEFAVQPDELEIHSLEDGDKIEPFETVLTITGPYQHFGFLEGVIDGILARRTSVATNVYEVVKAAKTSGVKKPVIFMGDRDDHFTMQAGDGYSAFIGGSKAQATHAMNEWWGKKGIGTMPHALIQLFKGDLVQATKAYKETFPEDELMTLVDYNNDVIQDSLKVAREFGMELSGVRLDTSNNMVDRFFTRNPDILGSFDPRGVNPKLIFALREALDEEGFNHVKIVVSGGFDAERITSYEKDGVPVDMYGVGSSLLKVHIGFTGDNVLLNGEPHAKEGRRFRENPRLKKIELTHSKA; from the coding sequence ATGAAAGAAATATCACTAAAACTGCAAGGGAAAATTAGTCGATTGACGAACAAAACGTTTAAATTCGACGAGCGTGTCGGTGATGGATGGTTCTCGGCAGTCTATTTCCTGAAAACCAAAAAGATTGCAGAAGAACTGGTGCCGGATAATATCGTCACGATGCAGTTTTTTCAGAAAAGTAATGCTGTCCTTTGCGGAACGGACGAAGCGATCGCCCTTCTGCAGGAGTTTGCGGTTCAGCCGGATGAGCTGGAAATCCACTCACTTGAAGACGGAGATAAGATTGAACCGTTTGAAACGGTCCTTACGATCACGGGGCCCTATCAGCATTTTGGTTTTTTGGAAGGTGTTATTGATGGGATTCTGGCCCGCCGTACTTCCGTAGCGACAAACGTTTATGAAGTAGTAAAGGCGGCAAAAACTTCCGGAGTAAAAAAGCCGGTTATTTTTATGGGTGATAGAGATGATCATTTTACAATGCAGGCAGGCGACGGTTACTCTGCCTTTATAGGCGGTTCCAAAGCACAGGCTACCCACGCGATGAATGAATGGTGGGGCAAAAAAGGGATTGGTACAATGCCTCATGCGCTCATTCAATTATTTAAGGGCGACCTTGTGCAGGCGACGAAAGCCTATAAGGAAACCTTTCCTGAAGACGAGCTGATGACGCTGGTTGATTATAATAACGATGTCATACAGGATTCTCTCAAAGTGGCGCGGGAATTTGGAATGGAATTAAGCGGAGTCCGTCTTGATACATCGAATAACATGGTTGACAGATTTTTTACGAGAAATCCCGATATACTTGGAAGTTTCGATCCGCGTGGTGTTAACCCGAAGCTGATTTTTGCCCTCCGCGAAGCACTGGATGAGGAAGGATTCAATCATGTGAAAATTGTCGTTTCCGGCGGATTCGATGCAGAGCGGATTACGAGCTACGAAAAAGATGGAGTACCCGTTGATATGTACGGCGTAGGAAGCAGTCTTCTTAAAGTACATATAGGATTTACAGGAGATAATGTTCTTTTAAATGGAGAGCCGCACGCAAAAGAAGGCCGTCGCTTCAGAGAAAATCCAAGATTGAAAAAAATTGAGTTGACTCACAGTAAAGCTTGA
- a CDS encoding acetoin utilization protein AcuC — protein MKEEAAFIFSKEQLGYKFNEDHPFNQRRLSMTNDLLYKCGGLREEDIIPARMATVDELLLVHDEDFVSAVISATDGQQKSSFRTKYGIGTEDTPVFPMMHDAASWLVGGTLQAADMVFQHGYSHALNLGGGLHHGFRGKASGFCIYNDSSIAIEYIRRKYDARVLYVDTDAHHGDGVQWAFYDDPDVCTLSFHESGRFLFPGTGHVSERGHGEGYGTAFNIPFEAFSEDDTMLESYEKVMRKVVETFKPDVILTQNGADSHYYDPLTHLCGTLHFFHEVPRIAHQLAHEYCNGRWIAVGGGGYDIWRVVPRAWASLWLEMSGQTHLRDYPIPKDWLSKWQEEAPVKLPPDWNDPKGLYPQIPRKQEIDQKNARTVKQALKFL, from the coding sequence ATGAAGGAAGAAGCTGCATTTATATTTTCAAAAGAACAGCTCGGCTATAAGTTCAATGAAGACCACCCTTTCAACCAGCGCCGCCTTTCTATGACTAATGACTTACTTTATAAATGCGGAGGATTGCGCGAAGAAGACATTATTCCAGCGCGAATGGCCACAGTCGACGAACTGCTGCTTGTTCATGATGAAGATTTCGTTTCAGCCGTCATAAGCGCCACAGACGGCCAGCAGAAATCGTCTTTCCGTACAAAGTATGGGATTGGGACGGAAGACACACCTGTCTTTCCAATGATGCATGATGCAGCTTCATGGCTCGTAGGCGGAACACTTCAAGCTGCCGACATGGTATTTCAGCATGGCTACAGTCATGCACTGAATCTTGGCGGAGGCCTCCATCACGGATTCAGAGGCAAAGCTTCAGGATTTTGCATCTATAATGACAGTTCCATTGCTATTGAGTATATACGCCGTAAATACGATGCGAGAGTATTATATGTGGATACCGATGCCCACCATGGAGACGGTGTACAATGGGCATTTTATGATGACCCTGATGTGTGTACCCTTTCCTTTCATGAAAGCGGACGGTTTCTTTTCCCAGGAACCGGACATGTTTCAGAACGGGGACATGGGGAAGGATATGGTACTGCTTTCAATATCCCATTCGAAGCATTTTCAGAAGATGATACAATGCTTGAATCATATGAAAAAGTAATGAGAAAAGTCGTGGAAACATTCAAACCGGATGTGATTCTTACACAGAATGGTGCGGATTCTCATTATTACGACCCTCTGACACATCTATGCGGCACGCTTCATTTTTTTCACGAGGTGCCCAGAATTGCTCACCAATTAGCACACGAATATTGTAATGGCCGATGGATTGCGGTCGGCGGCGGCGGATATGACATCTGGAGAGTCGTACCTCGTGCCTGGGCAAGCCTATGGCTTGAAATGAGCGGCCAGACACACCTTCGGGATTATCCTATTCCGAAAGATTGGCTCTCTAAATGGCAGGAAGAAGCTCCAGTGAAGCTCCCCCCGGATTGGAACGACCCAAAAGGACTGTACCCGCAGATCCCGCGGAAACAGGAAATTGATCAGAAGAACGCCCGTACCGTTAAACAGGCACTGAAATTTTTATAA
- the murC gene encoding UDP-N-acetylmuramate--L-alanine ligase encodes MTNYHFIGIKGSGMSALAQILSDMNAEVQGSDVEKRFFTQNPLEKKGIPILPFQAENIKEGQTLIASPAYNDSNSEVKEAKRKKMKVHSYPDFLGEFIQQFTSIAVTGSHGKTSTTGLLSHVLTAARPTSYLIGDGTGRGQENSEYFAFEACEYRRHFLYYHPDYAIMTNIDFDHPDYFKDVEDVFDAFQSMANQVKKAIIACGDDSYLPHIKANVPVIYYGLSDENDFQAKDIQTDEDGTHFDCYIRSELYGRFTIPGYGTHHVLNALSVIAVCHYENIEREALTNQLKTFEGVKRRFSEKHIGTQTLIDDYAHHPTEIRATVESAKKKYTDREVVAIFQPHTFSRTEAFMDEFASTLQEADKVYLCDIFSSAREKGEGLSIEDLQKKIDGAELITEDSISVLSKHTDSVMLFMGAGDVQKFQSAYESSIK; translated from the coding sequence ATGACAAATTATCATTTCATCGGTATAAAAGGGTCGGGCATGAGTGCCCTGGCTCAGATATTGAGTGACATGAATGCAGAGGTGCAGGGATCAGACGTTGAAAAACGCTTTTTCACCCAGAACCCGCTCGAAAAAAAGGGGATTCCCATTCTTCCTTTTCAGGCAGAAAATATTAAAGAAGGCCAGACGCTTATCGCATCCCCGGCCTACAATGATTCCAATTCGGAAGTAAAAGAAGCGAAAAGAAAGAAAATGAAAGTTCATTCGTATCCTGATTTTCTCGGAGAGTTCATTCAGCAGTTCACGAGTATAGCGGTAACCGGCTCCCATGGGAAAACGTCTACGACCGGTCTGCTTTCCCATGTCTTAACGGCGGCCCGGCCGACGTCCTACCTTATTGGAGACGGGACAGGACGCGGTCAGGAGAACAGTGAATATTTTGCTTTTGAAGCTTGTGAATACCGTCGTCACTTTTTGTACTATCATCCTGATTATGCGATCATGACGAATATTGATTTTGACCATCCTGATTATTTTAAGGACGTTGAGGACGTATTTGATGCGTTTCAATCGATGGCCAATCAGGTTAAAAAAGCAATCATTGCCTGTGGAGATGATTCGTATCTTCCACATATTAAAGCAAATGTACCGGTGATTTATTACGGTCTTTCTGATGAAAATGATTTTCAGGCGAAAGATATTCAAACAGATGAAGACGGAACCCATTTTGACTGTTACATCCGCAGTGAACTATACGGTCGGTTTACGATTCCCGGCTATGGAACACATCACGTACTTAATGCCCTGTCTGTGATTGCTGTTTGTCATTACGAAAACATTGAACGGGAAGCTTTGACTAACCAGCTGAAAACGTTTGAAGGAGTAAAACGCCGTTTTTCTGAAAAGCATATCGGTACTCAGACGCTCATTGATGATTATGCTCATCACCCAACAGAAATTCGTGCGACGGTTGAATCTGCCAAAAAGAAATACACGGATCGTGAAGTAGTGGCTATTTTTCAGCCGCATACTTTTTCAAGAACAGAAGCCTTTATGGATGAATTCGCGTCCACCCTTCAAGAGGCGGACAAAGTTTATTTATGTGACATCTTTTCATCAGCAAGAGAAAAAGGAGAAGGTCTCTCTATTGAAGATCTTCAAAAGAAGATTGATGGAGCTGAGCTTATAACAGAAGACAGCATATCTGTTCTCAGTAAGCACACGGACAGCGTCATGCTGTTTATGGGAGCAGGAGATGTACAGAAATTCCAGTCGGCCTATGAGTCATCAATTAAATAG
- a CDS encoding DUF948 domain-containing protein, whose translation MEWLLYVSAAVVALAVLLLVIFIIITLQALKKTMDSVSKTVEDLQGQVDGITKESNSLLHKTNALADDLQSKSDSLNSVFEAAQELGVTFQNMNHSVKRVSDSVSRKADEQSESVAKAVQWGNAALVMWSKWKAKKEAEQR comes from the coding sequence ATGGAATGGCTTTTATATGTAAGTGCAGCTGTCGTTGCTTTAGCTGTCCTGCTGCTTGTGATCTTTATTATAATCACACTCCAGGCATTAAAGAAAACGATGGACAGTGTTTCCAAAACCGTTGAAGATCTTCAGGGTCAGGTAGACGGCATCACGAAGGAGTCAAACTCTCTGCTACATAAAACCAATGCCCTTGCTGATGATCTGCAGAGCAAGTCAGATTCATTAAATTCGGTATTTGAAGCAGCACAGGAGCTTGGGGTTACTTTTCAAAATATGAACCATTCTGTAAAGCGCGTTTCCGACTCTGTGTCCCGTAAAGCAGACGAGCAGTCAGAATCAGTTGCAAAAGCGGTACAGTGGGGTAACGCAGCTCTTGTTATGTGGTCAAAATGGAAAGCTAAAAAAGAAGCAGAACAGCGATAG
- the ytxJ gene encoding bacillithiol system redox-active protein YtxJ — protein sequence MIKLESVEELHKLYQQEKPYLLFKNSTTCPVSSEAFGETNSFDESRENIPVYYLNVQELREGSNDAADHFDIKHESPQAFLINNKQVKWHDSHWRITKENLDKAADSL from the coding sequence ATGATTAAACTGGAAAGTGTAGAAGAACTGCACAAGCTTTACCAGCAGGAGAAGCCGTACCTGCTGTTTAAAAACAGCACCACCTGCCCGGTCAGTTCGGAAGCGTTTGGAGAAACGAACTCATTTGACGAATCCAGGGAGAATATCCCCGTTTATTATCTGAATGTACAGGAGCTTCGCGAAGGTTCAAATGACGCAGCCGATCATTTCGATATAAAACATGAATCTCCCCAGGCATTTTTAATTAATAATAAACAGGTGAAATGGCACGATTCCCACTGGAGAATCACAAAAGAAAATCTCGATAAGGCAGCAGATAGTCTTTAA
- a CDS encoding bifunctional 3-deoxy-7-phosphoheptulonate synthase/chorismate mutase, which translates to MSNEQLEELRKQLDEVNDQLIDLISKRAELAQEVGRVKASQGLNRFDPVRERKMLDAIAAKNEGPFETSTVQHIFKEIFKASLELQEDDHSKALLVSRKRKQEDTIVEVRGEKIGDGEQRIIAGPCSVESFEQVDEVAAALKKQGIKLMRGGAFKPRTSPYDFQGLGEEGLRILKKVSEKHDLAVISEIVTPHDMEKAEEYLDVIQIGARNMQNFELLKAAGKTNKPILLKRGLSATIKELINAAEYINSQGNGQIILCERGIRTYETATRNTLDISAVPILKQETHLPVLVDVTHSTGRRDLLLPTAKAALAVGADGVMTEVHPDPAVALSDSAQQMDIPQFEEFLTKLTESGLYKRGQVTAK; encoded by the coding sequence ATGAGTAACGAACAACTGGAAGAACTGAGAAAACAGCTGGATGAGGTAAATGATCAACTGATAGACCTCATTTCTAAAAGGGCGGAACTGGCTCAGGAAGTTGGGCGGGTAAAAGCTTCCCAGGGACTCAACAGGTTCGATCCAGTAAGAGAGCGCAAAATGCTTGATGCTATTGCTGCTAAAAACGAAGGACCGTTTGAAACGTCTACAGTACAGCATATTTTTAAAGAAATCTTCAAAGCCAGCCTCGAACTTCAGGAAGACGATCACAGCAAAGCACTGCTCGTTTCCCGTAAACGTAAGCAGGAAGATACGATCGTAGAAGTACGCGGCGAAAAAATAGGAGACGGAGAGCAGAGGATTATTGCAGGTCCTTGTTCCGTAGAAAGCTTTGAACAGGTCGATGAAGTAGCGGCAGCTCTTAAAAAACAGGGAATTAAGCTGATGCGGGGCGGTGCATTTAAACCGCGGACATCTCCATATGATTTCCAGGGACTCGGAGAAGAAGGCCTGCGCATTCTTAAGAAAGTATCAGAAAAACACGATTTAGCGGTCATCAGTGAAATTGTAACGCCTCATGATATGGAAAAAGCAGAGGAATACCTCGATGTTATCCAGATCGGTGCCAGAAACATGCAGAACTTTGAACTGCTCAAAGCAGCAGGTAAAACAAATAAACCAATTCTGTTGAAGCGTGGATTGTCGGCAACAATCAAAGAATTGATAAATGCCGCTGAGTACATTAATTCACAGGGGAACGGTCAGATCATTCTTTGTGAGCGTGGCATCCGCACATATGAAACTGCAACACGCAACACATTGGACATTTCTGCGGTACCTATCCTTAAACAGGAAACGCACCTGCCGGTATTAGTAGACGTGACGCATTCCACTGGACGACGGGATCTGCTTCTTCCTACAGCTAAAGCAGCACTTGCTGTTGGAGCAGACGGGGTCATGACGGAAGTTCACCCTGATCCAGCGGTAGCGCTGTCTGATTCCGCACAGCAGATGGACATTCCACAATTTGAAGAATTCCTGACAAAGCTGACAGAATCCGGACTCTACAAAAGAGGACAGGTTACTGCCAAGTAA
- the ccpA gene encoding catabolite control protein A — MNVTIYDVAREAGVSMATVSRVVNGNPNVKPTTRKRVVEAIDELGYRPNAVARGLASKKTTTVGVIIPDISSIFFSELARGIEDIATMYKYNIILSNSDQNKEKEIHLINTLLEKQVDGIVFMGGEITKEHEETFKKSPVPIVLSATIDEKKEFPSVNIDYNQAAFDAVSAIIRQGHTRIGMLSGTLEDPINGYQKFAGYKRALQEADIELDDNLVVIGDYTHDSGLEAMEQFLKLENRPTALFASTDEMALGLIHGAQDAGFKIPDDFEIIGFDNTRLAMMVRPTLSTVVQPMYDIGAVSMRLLTKLMNKEQVEENAVVLPHRMEYRQSTSFGEEE; from the coding sequence ATGAACGTAACAATTTATGATGTAGCCCGGGAAGCCGGTGTATCAATGGCCACTGTGTCCCGCGTGGTGAACGGTAATCCAAACGTGAAACCGACTACCCGAAAACGTGTGGTAGAAGCGATAGACGAGCTTGGATACCGTCCTAATGCGGTGGCAAGGGGGCTCGCAAGTAAAAAAACAACAACTGTCGGAGTTATCATTCCCGATATTTCCAGTATTTTCTTTTCGGAATTGGCAAGAGGAATTGAAGATATAGCTACAATGTATAAATATAATATTATTTTAAGCAATTCTGATCAAAACAAAGAAAAAGAGATTCACTTAATTAATACGCTTCTGGAAAAGCAGGTCGACGGAATCGTATTCATGGGTGGAGAAATTACGAAGGAACATGAGGAAACATTTAAAAAATCCCCGGTACCTATCGTGCTTTCCGCTACGATCGATGAGAAAAAAGAATTCCCATCTGTTAATATCGATTATAATCAGGCTGCCTTCGACGCCGTTTCCGCCATTATCCGTCAGGGTCATACACGGATAGGGATGCTGAGCGGAACGCTTGAAGACCCTATTAACGGCTATCAGAAGTTTGCCGGCTATAAGCGGGCTCTGCAGGAAGCGGACATCGAACTGGATGACAATCTGGTCGTTATCGGAGATTATACACATGATTCCGGCCTTGAGGCTATGGAGCAGTTTTTAAAACTTGAAAACAGACCAACGGCATTATTTGCATCAACTGATGAAATGGCCCTTGGCCTTATTCATGGAGCTCAGGATGCAGGGTTCAAAATTCCGGATGATTTTGAAATCATCGGATTTGATAATACCCGCCTGGCGATGATGGTGCGTCCAACGCTCTCCACGGTTGTTCAGCCAATGTACGATATCGGTGCAGTATCCATGCGTCTGCTGACAAAACTTATGAATAAAGAACAAGTGGAGGAAAATGCTGTAGTTCTCCCTCATAGAATGGAATACAGACAGTCGACTTCTTTCGGGGAGGAAGAATAG
- a CDS encoding YtxH domain-containing protein, giving the protein MSEENGINSKDFFIGVLVGVCAGASTAFLLTPKSGRELRDDLNEQTRSVKDKTSEWTNQAVEKSGNVAESAKESTVTLRQKISRLTLSLRKNMQKLTDSADYLVDDFDSLSEEIAVSVRQEVEDLQKSVEQLIKEVEERERKRPDGADRND; this is encoded by the coding sequence ATGAGTGAAGAAAATGGAATCAACAGCAAAGATTTTTTTATCGGTGTACTCGTAGGTGTCTGTGCAGGTGCATCGACAGCTTTCTTATTAACCCCCAAGTCAGGAAGGGAACTGCGTGACGATCTGAACGAGCAGACGCGCTCTGTGAAAGATAAAACGAGTGAGTGGACCAATCAGGCTGTAGAAAAAAGCGGAAATGTAGCTGAAAGTGCGAAAGAAAGTACAGTGACCCTCCGCCAGAAAATAAGCCGGCTGACGCTTTCACTCCGAAAAAACATGCAGAAACTGACAGACTCTGCTGATTATCTTGTCGATGATTTCGACAGTCTTTCGGAGGAAATCGCAGTTTCAGTCAGACAGGAAGTGGAAGATCTGCAGAAATCGGTGGAACAGCTTATTAAAGAGGTAGAAGAAAGAGAAAGAAAACGACCAGATGGAGCGGATAGGAATGATTAA
- a CDS encoding aminopeptidase — MRDPRLNDLAENLIRYSTDLQAGEKILIENFGLEQELVKALVEKSYEAGGIPFVSLKDHGINRSLLMSANEEQQNLTADFEAAVMKQMDAYIGLRAGSNISELSDVPADKMSLHQQTVGTVVHRKIRVPNTKWVVLRYPSASMAQLAGMSTEAFENFYFNVCNLDYANMDEAMNALVKRMNETDEVRITGENTDLTFSIKNIPAIKCAGKLNIPDGEVYTAPVKDSINGMITYNTASPYQGTTFENISFTFKDGKIISASSSDNKKINEILDTDEGARFIGEFAIGVNPHIQHPMQDILFDEKIDGSFHFTPGQAYENAYNGNDSAVHWDIVNIQRPEYGGGNIYFDGELIRENGRFVTDDLKGLNPENLV, encoded by the coding sequence GTGAGGGATCCACGTTTAAATGACCTGGCCGAAAACCTGATTCGCTACTCGACTGATCTGCAGGCGGGTGAAAAGATTTTAATTGAAAATTTCGGCCTTGAACAGGAGCTTGTAAAAGCCCTGGTTGAAAAAAGCTACGAAGCAGGAGGTATACCTTTTGTTTCCCTAAAAGATCACGGGATAAACCGTTCATTGCTGATGAGTGCCAATGAGGAACAGCAGAACCTGACAGCTGATTTTGAAGCTGCTGTGATGAAACAGATGGATGCCTATATCGGTCTGCGGGCCGGTAGCAATATCAGCGAGCTGTCGGACGTACCTGCTGATAAAATGAGTCTGCACCAGCAGACAGTCGGCACAGTCGTCCACCGTAAAATCCGCGTTCCAAATACGAAATGGGTCGTCCTGCGCTACCCTTCCGCTTCCATGGCGCAGCTGGCAGGAATGAGTACGGAAGCTTTCGAAAATTTCTATTTCAACGTATGCAATCTGGACTACGCGAATATGGACGAAGCAATGAATGCACTCGTAAAACGGATGAACGAAACAGACGAGGTGCGTATTACAGGGGAGAATACCGACTTAACGTTTTCTATAAAAAACATCCCCGCGATCAAGTGCGCTGGTAAATTAAATATTCCTGATGGAGAAGTTTATACTGCTCCGGTCAAAGACTCTATTAACGGGATGATTACCTACAATACAGCTTCCCCCTATCAGGGAACGACATTCGAAAATATTTCTTTCACCTTTAAAGACGGAAAAATTATCTCTGCTTCCTCCAGTGACAATAAAAAAATCAATGAAATTCTTGATACTGATGAAGGGGCACGATTTATTGGTGAATTTGCAATCGGAGTAAATCCGCACATCCAGCATCCGATGCAGGATATCCTTTTTGATGAAAAAATTGATGGAAGTTTTCATTTCACTCCCGGACAGGCATATGAAAACGCCTATAATGGGAACGATTCTGCTGTTCACTGGGACATCGTAAATATTCAGCGTCCGGAATACGGGGGAGGCAATATTTATTTTGACGGTGAACTCATCCGTGAAAACGGCCGTTTTGTTACAGACGACCTTAAAGGATTAAATCCGGAAAACCTCGTTTAA